In a genomic window of Phacochoerus africanus isolate WHEZ1 chromosome 6, ROS_Pafr_v1, whole genome shotgun sequence:
- the GPIHBP1 gene encoding glycosylphosphatidylinositol-anchored high density lipoprotein-binding protein 1, whose translation MKALVAVLLSVLLCGQQGRGRAQEDENNVDLEPEDYNDDDEDEDDDEEEDEASMAAGSKGSVLLQCYACQSLHRDESCKKLQNCILAHTCKTIISHWNTESGHQTTYSGWCADMCQPISKTVDGALTTISCCHSSLCNAPPWQYPGGSGAGGPQGSPTTVAATLLLSLLTSCLRAVGF comes from the exons ATGAAGGCGCTGGTGGCTGTCCTGCTCTCCGTGCTGCTGTGTGGGCAGCAAG GGAGGGGGCGGGCGCAGGAGGACGAGAACAACGTGGACTTGGAGCCGGAAGATTACAACGACGACGACGAGGACGAGGACGACGACGAGGAGGAGGACGAGGCCAGCATGGCTGCGGGCAGCAAAGGCAGCG TGCTGCTGCAGTGCTACGCCTGCCAGTCCCTGCACAGGGATGAGAGCTGCAAGAAGCTGCAGAACTGCATCCTCGCCCACACCTGCAAAACCATCATCTCCCACTGGAATACTG agtcAGGTCACCAGACCACGTACTCAGGGTGGTGTGCAGACATGTGTCAACCCATCTCCAAGACAGTAGATGGAGCCCTGACGACCATAAGCTGCTGCCACTCCAGCCTGTGCAACGCCCCACCCTGGCAGTACCCGGGGGGAAGCGGGGCAGGGGGCCCCCAGGGGAGCCCCACAACTGTGGCCGCCACCCTCCTGCTCAGCCTCCTCACCTCCTGTCTTCGGGCGGTGGGGTTCTGA
- the LY6H gene encoding lymphocyte antigen 6H — MPAPQTTPHHSPRAFPRPVWSMLPAAMKGLGLVLLAALLCSAPAQGLWCQDCTLTTNSSHCTPKQCQPSDTVCASVRITDPSSSRKDHSVNKMCASSCDFVKRHFFSDYLMGFINSGILKVDVACCEKDLCNGAARAGRSPWALAGGLLLSLGPALLWAGP, encoded by the exons AT GCCTGCGCCCCAGACGACCCCCCACCACAGCCCCCGCGCTTTCCCAAGGCCTGTCTGGAGCATGTTGCCTGCAGCCATGAAGGGCCTCGGCCTGGTGCTGCTGGCCGCCCTGCTGTGCTCTGCGCCGG CTCAGGGCCTGTGGTGCCAGGACTGCACGCTGACCACCAACTCCAGCCATTGCACCCCGAAGCAGTGCCAGCCGTCGGACACGGTGTGTGCCAGTGTCCGGATCACAGATCCCAGCAGCA gCAGGAAGGATCACTCCGTGAACAAGATGTGTGCCTCGTCCTGTGACTTCGTGAAGCGGCACTTTTTCTCAGACTATCTGATGGGCTTCATTAACTCTGGGATCTTGAAAGTGGATGTGGCCTGCTGTGAGAAGGACCTGTGTAACGGGGCCGCCAGGGCGGGGCGCAGCCCCTGGGCGCTGGCCGGCGGCCTCCTGCTCAGCCTGGGGCCCGCTCTCCTCTGGGCTGGGCCCTGA